Below is a window of Syntrophorhabdaceae bacterium DNA.
AGCGAAGGGTGAATTCGAAGAGGCAACAGAAGAGCAGGTCGTGCAGGAGATAAGGACACTCGTTGAAAATATCAAGACCGATACGACAATCGTAAGCGACAGCGCGTCAAACCTTCTGGATGTGAGCGGGAGCTTACCTGCGGACAGGGACAAGATGCTGAAGGTCATCGATGAATATCTTGCCCTTTCCCCGAAAGGCAAACTCGCCTTCAGCCTCTCTTCACGTCTCCGCTCCTTCATGGGCCAGTACGGGGGGCTGACGCAGGACATCGTCGCCGCGCTCCAGCCATACATCCAGGGGGATCAGATCAATGTCTCCACGGCCTCCGAAGAGGAGATACAGACAATCATCAGGCTCATACGTTCAAAATTAATGCCATAATAACAAGATCGTATATCGTCATTCGTATATCGTATATCGAAATGTAAAGAAAATCGTTCGGCGCAATGCGTTCGGCGTTCGGCGTAAAAACGCGCTGCTTGTCGCGTAAATTCGTGAAAGCCCTGTCTCGCGCCCACTCTCTTCGTTCGTTGCGGTTTAAGTTTACTTCTGCATCGAAGATGCATGAAGTGTGAGCAGGATCAGGCAGTCTCATGATACTGCTCACTGATATATTTCTTGTCTTTCTCTGCGGTCTCAGCGGCTCTGCGAGAGACAAGGCATTAAAAGACTTTTTTCTCACGCCCAGTCGCTGCGCTCCTTCGAGACGCAGAGGGCGCAGAGGAAGCCTTATGCTTTCACGGGCAATTAAAGCATTGAAAGTCAAGAACGGCGTGGTATAATTGTGCGATGGATTGTGACACATTTGTCAACGCCCTCCGGACATTCTTAAAAGACGATCAGATCATCCTCGACAAGGAAGGACTTTCGCATTTTTCCTATGATGCAACGGAAAGACAGTCCATGCCCCAGGTCGTCCTTATGCCTGAAACGACCGAAGAGGTCTCGAAGATCATGCAGCGTGCCTGTGAGTTCGACGTCCCTGTCACACCACAGGGCGGCAGGACGGGGCTCTCCGGAGGCGGGATACCATTAAAGGGCGGGGCGGTGCTTTCCCTGCTCCGGTTCAAAAGGATCATCGAGATCGACGAGAAGAATATGCTCGCGGTGGTAGAGCCAGGGGTGATCTCCAGCGATTTCCAGCAGGAATTACGGAAGTACAACCTCTTTTTTCCACCTGATCCTTCAAGTACTGTTGAGAGCACCCTGGGCGGAAACGTGGCTGAAAACGCCGGTTATACACGGGCTGTAAAATACGGCGTAACGCGGGATTATGTCCTCGGCCTGGAGGCAGTCCTTCCCGATGGCGAGGTCATACAGGTTGGCCGCAAGACCGTTAAAAACGTTACGGGCTATGATATGACAGCCCTTCTTGTCGGTTCCGAGGGGACCCTCGCGATCATTACGAAGATCACCTTCAAACTCCTTCCGAGGCCAAAGGTAAGAAAAACCATAATCTTATATCTCAATAACCTCGTACACGCCGCGGATCTGGTGGTACAGGTCTTCAGGGCCGGCATCATACCCTGCGCCATGGAGCTTGTTGACAACATGACGATCAATGCCATTGCCGATTACATCAATACACCGCTGAAACGTGAAGCCGACGCGCTGGTTCTCATCGAAGTGGATGGTCACCACGACGGCGCTGTGAGTGACGAGGCGCAGGAGATCCTCTCATTGTGCAACAGCTTTGATGGTGTCATAGAGGCACGGCTCGCGGGAAACGAGGAGGAGGCCGAGCGTTTCTGGATAATACGGCGGGAGGCGCTCCCTGCGCTGAAGGCCCTGAAAAAAGACCATCTCGAGGCAGATGTGGTGGTACCCCGTTACAAGCTGCCCTTTCTTGTAAAAGCTATCGGGGAGATCGAGCACAGTCCGGCGATCAGGATCGCCACCTTCGGACACGCAGGGGATGGGAACCTCCATGTAACAATAATGCACCGCCGGAGGAACTTCGCCGAATTGGATGAGGCATACAGTATTCTGGAGACGGTCTATAAAAAGACCGTCGAGATGGGCGGCAGCTTGACGGGTGAGCACGGCGTCGGCATTACCGTTAAAGACTATCTCGGCCTGCAGATGAGCGATGCGGAGATAGCGCTGATGAAAAGAATAAAAGGCGCATTTGACCCCAAGGGCATCCTCAATCCAGGAAAGATATTTACAGATAATGGCAAAACCGCCGGCACGACAGATCAAACTGGTGCAAGCGAGGTAAAATACCGCTCAATCGTGGAGTCAACCGATGACGCCATCTATATGGTCGATGCGGATTGCAGATACCTTTTTGCCAACGAAAAGGTCCTGACAGGGCTTGGCCTGCCCGAGGACGCCGTCATCGGGAAAAGATATGGGGATTTCCATACCTTTGAGGACGCCAGGGAGTTCCGGAATGTTGTTGAGAGGGTTTTTGAGACAGGAAATTCTCACCGGTATGAACATAAAAATAACAAGGAAGAGCGTTATTTCCTGAGGACGCTGAGCCCTGTAAAGGACGTTCTCACACAACAGACAAAACACGTAACGGTAATCTCCAAGGAAATAACGGAGTTGAAAAAGACAGAGGAAAAATTAAAATATCTCAGTCTCCATGATGTCCTCACCGGCCTTTACAACCGCGCATACTTTGAAGAGGAGATGCACCGCATCGATACCGGCCGCTTTGATCTCGTTGGCCTCATTATCTGTGATATCGACGGGCTGAAGCTTGTCAACGACACGCTGGGGCATGACCAGGGCGATGAGCTCATCCGGACCGCATCAAGGGTCATTAAGGAATCCTTCCGTGAAAGTGACGTTGTTGCAAGGGTAGGCGGCGACGAATTCGCCATACTCCTTCCCAACAGTCCCCAGTCAAAGGTAGAGAATATCTGCACGAGGATCAAAAATGCTATTGCGTCATATAACACAACAAATCCAAAGTTGCCTTTAAGTATCTCAACGGGATACGCGGTACGGAGCGGCTACACAAAAAACGTCTCCGAACTTTACAGGGAAGCCGATAACAACATGTACAAAGAAAAACTATACAGCAGCCAGAGTGCACGGAATGCGATCATCCGGAATCTCATAAACACCGTTGAGACAAAGGGGTTGATAACCAAGGATGCGTGTGAACGCTTTCAAAGAATGGTCATTGCCCTGGCTGGTGCTGTCGATCTGCCGGAAGAGCGTATTAAAGACCTTCATCTCCTGGCACAATTTCACGATATAGGCAACGCCGGTATCCATGAGCATATCCTTTTCAAGCCGGATCGTTTCACCGCAGATGAACTCCTTGAGGTGCAGAAACATACTGATATAGGCCATCGCATCGCCCAGGCTGCGCCGGAGCTCAACCATATTGCCGATCTCATTCTCAAGCACCATGAGTGGTGGAACGGAAACGGCTATCCCCTTGGCTTAAAGGGCGAGAAGATCCCGCTGGAGAGCAGGATAATAGCGCTGGCAAGCGCCTACGACGCCATGACGAGTCCGCGTCCTCACAGGGGCGCGATGTCACAGCAGGAGGCGATTGCGGAATTGCGCAAATTTTCCGGAACCCAGTTCGACCCCCACCTCGTCGACAAATTCATTGAAACAATAAAAACAGTCGATAGTCGTTAGTAGATAGTAGATAGTATAAAAACAATCGATAGTAGATAGCTGTCAGCACGCAGCCGTCAGCGGCAAACCCGTAAGTCGTGAGGCGAGGACAACCGTAATTCGTAATTCGTGAGACGTAAGTGGAAAAACACAAGGTGCGAGAAGCGAAGTGACGCAGCGATCCCATAGAATATGATCAATTGAATGAGATTGCCACGCTTCGCTCGCAATGACAAAGTGCACGGCCTATCACCCATCACCTTCCACTTCTCACATTCTATAAGGTTCATCTAATTACGAATTACGATTCACGAATTACGAGGGTCTTTCACTTTTCACTGCCTTAAGGTCCGTGAACGCAAACGCCTCGCCGTCGAAGAGCCCCCTGTCGCTCAGTTTGAGGCTCGGTATAACAAGCAGGGCCATAAATGAAAGGGTCATGAAAGGTGCGCGGAGAGATGACCCGAGTTGTTTTGCAAGGCCACTGAGCCTTGAATATTGTTCCGCGACCATAAAACCATCCTCATCGGTCATAAGTCCCGCCACGGGCAGCGGAAGCGTCTCTGCGATGTTGTCGTACGCAACTGACAGGCCGCCCTTATTCCTGATGACGGCGTTCACGGCGTTGCATATATCTTCGTCTGTAACCCCGACAGCAATGATGTTATGGGAATCATGGGCAACGGATGCAGCGATCGCGCCCTTTTTCAACCCGAAATTCCTG
It encodes the following:
- a CDS encoding radical SAM protein, which translates into the protein NRFTVYGRTRSAVKKGLDEMKAFRAAGLDRIHFGIESGNDRVLEFMKKGVTGEEHIITCQKTKDAGISASVYVMPGLGGARWSQEHALDTARVLTEARADYIRLRSLEIFPRTGLAEAAAKGEFEEATEEQVVQEIRTLVENIKTDTTIVSDSASNLLDVSGSLPADRDKMLKVIDEYLALSPKGKLAFSLSSRLRSFMGQYGGLTQDIVAALQPYIQGDQINVSTASEEEIQTIIRLIRSKLMP
- a CDS encoding FAD-linked oxidase C-terminal domain-containing protein, which encodes MDCDTFVNALRTFLKDDQIILDKEGLSHFSYDATERQSMPQVVLMPETTEEVSKIMQRACEFDVPVTPQGGRTGLSGGGIPLKGGAVLSLLRFKRIIEIDEKNMLAVVEPGVISSDFQQELRKYNLFFPPDPSSTVESTLGGNVAENAGYTRAVKYGVTRDYVLGLEAVLPDGEVIQVGRKTVKNVTGYDMTALLVGSEGTLAIITKITFKLLPRPKVRKTIILYLNNLVHAADLVVQVFRAGIIPCAMELVDNMTINAIADYINTPLKREADALVLIEVDGHHDGAVSDEAQEILSLCNSFDGVIEARLAGNEEEAERFWIIRREALPALKALKKDHLEADVVVPRYKLPFLVKAIGEIEHSPAIRIATFGHAGDGNLHVTIMHRRRNFAELDEAYSILETVYKKTVEMGGSLTGEHGVGITVKDYLGLQMSDAEIALMKRIKGAFDPKGILNPGKIFTDNGKTAGTTDQTGASEVKYRSIVESTDDAIYMVDADCRYLFANEKVLTGLGLPEDAVIGKRYGDFHTFEDAREFRNVVERVFETGNSHRYEHKNNKEERYFLRTLSPVKDVLTQQTKHVTVISKEITELKKTEEKLKYLSLHDVLTGLYNRAYFEEEMHRIDTGRFDLVGLIICDIDGLKLVNDTLGHDQGDELIRTASRVIKESFRESDVVARVGGDEFAILLPNSPQSKVENICTRIKNAIASYNTTNPKLPLSISTGYAVRSGYTKNVSELYREADNNMYKEKLYSSQSARNAIIRNLINTVETKGLITKDACERFQRMVIALAGAVDLPEERIKDLHLLAQFHDIGNAGIHEHILFKPDRFTADELLEVQKHTDIGHRIAQAAPELNHIADLILKHHEWWNGNGYPLGLKGEKIPLESRIIALASAYDAMTSPRPHRGAMSQQEAIAELRKFSGTQFDPHLVDKFIETIKTVDSR